In Equus quagga isolate Etosha38 unplaced genomic scaffold, UCLA_HA_Equagga_1.0 73442_RagTag, whole genome shotgun sequence, the following proteins share a genomic window:
- the LOC124234228 gene encoding claudin-8, producing MATYVLQIAGLVLGGVGLVGTVAVTIMPQWRVSAFIESNIVVFENLWEGLWMNCMRHANIRMQCKVYDSLLALSPDLQASRGLMCTACVLAFLAFMTAILGMKCTRCTGDDEKVKGYVLLTAGIIFIITGMMVLIPVSWVANSIIRDFYNPIVEVAQKRELGEALYIGWTTALMLIVGGALFCCVSCCTEKSSSYRYSVPSHRTTQKSYHVEKKSPSVYSRSQYV from the coding sequence ATGGCTACCTATGTCCTGCAAATCGCTGGACTGGTGCTTGGTGGTGTAGGCCTGGTGGGCACAGTGGCTGTCACCATCATGCCTCAGTGGAGAGTGTCTGCCTTCATTGAAAGCAACATTGTGGTTTTTGAAAACCTCTGGGAAGGACTGTGGATGAATTGCATGAGGCACGCTAATATCAGAATGCAGTGCAAAGTCTATGATTCCCTGCTGGCTCTCTCTCCGGACCTACAGGCATCCAGGGGACTCATGTGTACTGCTTGTGTGCTGGCCTTCCTGGCTTTCATGACGGCCATCCTTGGCATGAAGTGTACCAGGTGCACCGGGGACGACGAGAAGGTGAAGGGTTACGTCCTGCTCACGGCTGgaatcatcttcatcatcacagGCATGATGGTGCTCATCCCTGTGAGCTGGGTTGCCAATTCCATCATCAGAGATTTCTACAACCCCATAGTGGAAGTTGCCCAGAAACGTGAGCTTGGAGAAGCCCTCTATATAGGCTGGACCACAGCGCTGATGCTGATTGTTGGCGGGGCACTCTTCTGTTGTGTTTCTTGTTGCACTGAAAAGAGCAGCAGCTACAGATACTCTGTACCTTCCCATCGCACAACCCAAAAAAGCTATCACGTGGAGAAGAAGTCACCAAGCGTGTACTCCAGAAGTCAGTATGtgtag